In Pseudomonas sp. MYb327, one DNA window encodes the following:
- the tadA gene encoding tRNA adenosine(34) deaminase TadA, giving the protein MRQIRPAAIIDRSRDRDFMREALALAAQGAALGEVPVGAVLVQDGEIIGRGFNCPISGNDPSAHAEMVAIRAAAQAVSNYRLPGSTLYVTLEPCSMCAGLIVHSRIARVVYGALEPKAGIVQSQGQFFTQGFLNHRVLFEGGVLAEECGAVLSEFFKARRAKPSD; this is encoded by the coding sequence ATGCGTCAGATTCGTCCCGCGGCGATCATCGACCGCAGCCGTGATCGCGACTTCATGCGTGAAGCGCTGGCGTTGGCTGCCCAAGGTGCTGCTCTCGGCGAAGTGCCGGTGGGCGCAGTGCTGGTGCAGGACGGTGAAATCATCGGTCGCGGCTTCAATTGCCCGATCAGCGGCAACGACCCGAGTGCTCACGCCGAGATGGTCGCGATCCGCGCCGCCGCCCAGGCTGTTAGCAACTATCGCCTGCCGGGCAGCACCCTCTATGTGACGCTGGAGCCGTGCAGCATGTGCGCCGGGCTGATCGTCCATTCACGGATTGCGCGGGTGGTGTACGGCGCGCTGGAGCCGAAAGCGGGGATCGTGCAGAGCCAGGGGCAATTTTTTACCCAAGGCTTTTTGAATCATCGGGTGTTGTTTGAAGGCGGGGTGTTGGCGGAGGAATGCGGGGCAGTGCTTAGCGAATTCTTCAAGGCCCGCCGCGCGAAGCCCTCAGACTGA
- the cmoB gene encoding tRNA 5-methoxyuridine(34)/uridine 5-oxyacetic acid(34) synthase CmoB: protein MIDLSPLARRLAGTPLAEWANTLQAQLDKKMEKGHGDLERWQSALDALPKIQPSEVDLLNGLKLDTDCDDATRAQMRTALMGLSPWRKGPFDLFGVHVDTEWRSDWKWSRVAPHLDLKGKRILDVGCGNGYYMWRMLGAGADSVIGVDPNWLFFCQFQAVQRYLSEPNAWHLPFPFEDLPPNLEGFDTVFSMGVFYHRRSPIEHLLALKDCLVKGGELVLETLVIEGDKHQVLVPEDRYAQMRNVWFLPSVPALELWLRRAGFTDVKCVDVSVTSVEEQRGTEWMKYQSLSDFLDPQDHSKTIEGLPAPMRAVIVAKK from the coding sequence ATGATTGATCTGTCTCCACTCGCCCGCCGTCTGGCCGGTACTCCACTGGCCGAATGGGCGAACACCCTGCAAGCGCAACTCGACAAGAAAATGGAAAAGGGTCACGGCGACCTGGAGCGCTGGCAGAGTGCGCTGGACGCCCTGCCGAAGATCCAGCCGAGCGAAGTCGATTTACTCAACGGCCTGAAGCTCGATACCGATTGCGACGACGCAACCCGCGCGCAGATGCGCACCGCGCTGATGGGCTTGTCGCCATGGCGCAAAGGGCCGTTCGACCTGTTCGGCGTGCACGTCGACACCGAATGGCGCTCGGACTGGAAATGGTCACGGGTCGCCCCGCACCTGGACCTGAAGGGCAAACGTATCCTCGATGTCGGCTGCGGCAACGGCTACTACATGTGGCGCATGCTCGGCGCCGGCGCGGACAGTGTGATCGGCGTCGACCCGAATTGGCTGTTCTTCTGCCAGTTCCAGGCCGTGCAACGTTACCTGTCCGAGCCCAACGCCTGGCACCTGCCCTTCCCGTTCGAAGACCTGCCGCCGAACCTCGAAGGTTTCGACACGGTGTTTTCCATGGGCGTGTTCTACCACCGCCGTTCGCCGATCGAGCATTTGCTGGCGCTGAAGGATTGCCTGGTCAAGGGCGGTGAACTGGTGCTGGAAACCCTGGTGATCGAAGGCGACAAACATCAAGTGCTGGTGCCGGAAGACCGATACGCACAGATGCGCAACGTGTGGTTCCTGCCGTCGGTTCCGGCGCTGGAATTGTGGTTGCGGCGTGCCGGTTTCACCGACGTTAAATGCGTGGACGTGAGCGTGACCTCGGTCGAGGAACAACGCGGGACGGAGTGGATGAAGTATCAGTCGTTGAGCGACTTCCTTGATCCGCAAGATCACAGCAAGACCATTGAAGGGCTGCCGGCGCCGATGCGGGCGGTGATTGTGGCGAAGAAGTAA
- a CDS encoding multicopper oxidase family protein, translated as MSFSRRQILGGLAGLVVVGVGAGGASRYWLGKRADADAGHDYELIAAPLDVELVPGHKTEAWAFGPSAPGTELRVRQGEWLRVRFINHLPVATTIHWHGIRLPLEMDGVPYVSQLPVLPGEYFDYKFRVPDAGSYWYHPHVNSSEELGRGLVGPLIVEEREPTGFKYEKTLSLKNWHIDEQGAFVDFSIPREAARGGTAGRLSTINGIPQAVIDLPAGQITRVRLLNLDNTLTYRLNIPGVEAQIYALDGNPIEPRPLGKEYWLGPGMRICLAIKAPPAGEELSLRNGPVRLGTLRSVAHTDAPTEWPPALPANPVAEPDLANAEKLNFNFEWVGSVSVNVDNGKPPSLWQINGQAWDITDKTCADRPIAKLEKGKSYIFELKNMTQYQHPIHLHGMSFKVIASNRHKVIPYFTDTYLLGKNERAQVALVADNPGVWMFHCHVIDHMETGLMAAIEVV; from the coding sequence ATGTCCTTTTCCCGTCGACAAATACTCGGTGGTCTGGCCGGTCTTGTGGTGGTTGGCGTGGGGGCGGGCGGTGCGTCGCGTTACTGGCTGGGCAAGAGGGCCGACGCGGATGCCGGTCACGACTATGAACTGATTGCCGCACCGCTGGACGTCGAGCTGGTGCCAGGACACAAGACCGAAGCCTGGGCGTTCGGCCCGTCGGCACCGGGCACCGAGTTGCGCGTGCGCCAGGGTGAATGGCTGCGGGTGCGCTTCATCAACCACCTGCCGGTTGCCACGACCATCCACTGGCATGGCATCCGCCTGCCGCTGGAAATGGACGGCGTACCGTACGTCTCGCAGCTGCCGGTGCTGCCGGGTGAATACTTCGACTACAAATTCCGCGTGCCGGATGCCGGCAGCTATTGGTATCACCCCCACGTCAACAGCAGCGAAGAACTCGGTCGTGGACTGGTCGGCCCGCTGATCGTCGAAGAGCGCGAGCCCACCGGATTCAAGTATGAAAAAACCTTGAGCCTGAAGAACTGGCACATCGATGAACAGGGTGCGTTCGTCGACTTCAGTATTCCCCGTGAAGCGGCCCGTGGCGGAACGGCGGGGCGTCTGTCGACCATCAATGGCATCCCGCAAGCGGTGATTGATTTGCCGGCCGGGCAGATCACCCGAGTACGCCTGCTCAATCTCGACAACACCCTGACTTATCGCCTGAACATTCCCGGCGTCGAAGCGCAGATCTATGCGCTGGACGGCAACCCCATCGAGCCGCGTCCGCTTGGCAAGGAATACTGGCTCGGTCCCGGCATGCGCATTTGCCTGGCGATCAAGGCCCCGCCGGCCGGTGAAGAATTGTCCCTGCGCAACGGCCCGGTGCGACTGGGAACGTTGCGGTCAGTCGCCCACACGGACGCCCCGACCGAATGGCCACCCGCGCTGCCCGCCAACCCGGTGGCCGAGCCGGACCTGGCCAATGCCGAGAAACTCAACTTCAATTTCGAATGGGTCGGTTCGGTGTCGGTGAACGTCGATAACGGCAAACCGCCGAGCCTGTGGCAGATCAACGGCCAAGCCTGGGACATCACCGACAAGACCTGCGCCGACCGCCCGATTGCCAAACTGGAAAAGGGCAAGAGCTACATTTTCGAATTGAAAAACATGACTCAGTATCAGCACCCGATTCACCTGCACGGCATGAGCTTCAAGGTCATCGCCTCGAACCGGCACAAGGTCATTCCGTACTTCACCGACACTTACCTGTTGGGCAAGAACGAGCGCGCGCAAGTGGCGCTGGTGGCCGATAACCCCGGCGTGTGGATGTTCCACTGCCATGTGATCGACCACATGGAAACCGGCCTGATGGCCGCTATCGAGGTGGTGTGA
- a CDS encoding lysoplasmalogenase, with protein MGWLILALMGAVTFLYGLSVHAALLCLLVKPLPVLALLGWLHDAPPSEYRRWISLGLIFSLIGDVLLAWPGDLFVFGLGAFLVAHLAYLKAYLSDCRRLAVLPLILALGVGAVLLGILISHGLGPLLIPVIVYGLAISAMLWRAMARLGTDVPKRSALLAAAGAVAFVFSDSVIGISRFVVPFEAAPYVIILSYWLGQWGITASAFTQQPR; from the coding sequence GTGGGCTGGCTGATTCTGGCGCTGATGGGCGCGGTGACTTTTCTCTATGGCCTGAGCGTGCACGCCGCGCTGCTGTGCCTGCTGGTCAAGCCTTTGCCCGTTCTGGCGCTGCTCGGCTGGCTGCACGACGCACCACCCAGCGAGTATCGGCGCTGGATCAGTCTCGGATTGATTTTCTCCCTGATCGGCGATGTGTTGCTGGCGTGGCCGGGGGATTTGTTTGTGTTTGGCCTTGGGGCATTTCTGGTCGCGCACCTGGCTTATCTGAAAGCGTACTTGAGCGATTGCCGGCGATTGGCCGTGTTGCCGCTGATCCTGGCCCTTGGCGTCGGTGCGGTGCTGCTGGGGATTCTGATCTCCCACGGACTCGGGCCGCTGCTGATCCCGGTGATTGTCTATGGTCTGGCGATCAGCGCCATGCTTTGGCGTGCGATGGCGCGACTCGGCACCGATGTTCCGAAACGTTCAGCGTTGCTGGCAGCGGCCGGTGCGGTGGCGTTCGTGTTCTCGGACAGCGTGATTGGCATCAGCCGCTTCGTGGTGCCCTTCGAAGCCGCGCCATACGTGATCATCCTCAGTTATTGGCTGGGGCAATGGGGCATCACTGCCTCGGCGTTCACTCAGCAACCGCGTTGA
- the lon gene encoding endopeptidase La — MSDQQEFPEDPSEYADPENDTHHSTGKGLALPGQNLPDKVYIIPIHNRPFFPAQVLPVIVNEEPWAETLDLVSKSEHHSLALFYMDTPQEDPRHFDTSALPLYGTLVKVHHASRENGKLQFVAQGLTRVRIRTWLKHHRPPYLVEVEYPHQPTEPTDEVKAYGMALINAIKELLPLNPLYSEELKNYLNRFSPNDPSPLTDFAAALTSATGSELQEVLDCVPMLKRMEKVLPMLRKEVEVARLQKEISAEVNRKIGEHQREFFLKEQLKVIQQELGLTKDDRSADLEQFEQRLEGKVLPAQVQKRLEEEMNKLSILETGSPEYAVTRNYIDWATSVPWGVYGEDKLDLKHARKVLDNHHAGLDDIKDRILEFLAVGAYKGEISGSIVLLVGPPGVGKTSVGKSIAESLGRPFYRFSLGGMRDEAEIKGHRRTYIGAQPGKLVQALKDVEVMNPVIMLDEIDKMGQSYQGDPASALLETLDPEQNVEFLDHYLDLRMDLSKVLFICTANTLDSIPGPLLDRMEIIRLSGYITEEKVAIAKRHLWPKQLEKAGVSKGSLSISDSALKALIDGYAREAGVRQLEKNLGKLVRKAVMKLLDDPNAVIKLGPKDLEPSLGKPVFRNEQVLSGTGVITGLAWTSMGGATLPIEATRIHTLSRGFKLTGQLGDVMKESAEIAYSYVSSNLKSFGGDPKFFDEAFVHLHVPEGATPKDGPSAGVTMASALLSLARNQPPKKGVAMTGELTLTGHVLPIGGVREKVIAARRQKIFELILPEANRGNFEELPEYLKEGITVHFAKRFADVAKVLF, encoded by the coding sequence ATGAGCGACCAGCAAGAATTCCCCGAAGACCCGAGTGAATACGCCGACCCGGAAAACGACACACACCACTCCACCGGCAAAGGCCTCGCCCTGCCCGGCCAGAACCTGCCGGACAAGGTCTATATCATCCCGATCCATAACCGACCGTTCTTCCCGGCCCAAGTGCTGCCGGTCATCGTCAACGAAGAACCGTGGGCCGAAACCCTCGACCTGGTCAGTAAGTCCGAACACCACTCCCTGGCCCTGTTCTACATGGACACGCCCCAGGAAGACCCGCGCCACTTCGACACCTCGGCCCTGCCGCTCTACGGCACGCTGGTCAAGGTGCACCACGCCAGCCGTGAAAACGGCAAACTGCAATTCGTCGCCCAAGGCCTGACCCGCGTACGCATCCGCACCTGGCTCAAGCACCATCGCCCGCCGTACCTGGTGGAAGTCGAATACCCGCACCAGCCCACCGAGCCGACCGACGAGGTCAAGGCCTACGGCATGGCGCTGATCAATGCGATCAAGGAACTGCTGCCGCTTAACCCGCTGTACAGCGAAGAGCTGAAGAATTACCTCAACCGCTTCAGCCCCAACGACCCGTCGCCGCTGACCGATTTCGCCGCCGCGCTCACCTCCGCCACCGGCAGCGAGCTGCAAGAAGTGCTCGACTGCGTGCCGATGCTCAAGCGCATGGAAAAAGTCCTGCCGATGCTGCGCAAGGAAGTCGAAGTCGCGCGCTTGCAGAAAGAGATTTCCGCCGAAGTAAACCGCAAGATCGGCGAACATCAGCGCGAATTCTTCCTCAAGGAACAGCTCAAGGTCATCCAGCAGGAGCTTGGGTTGACCAAGGACGACCGCAGCGCCGACCTCGAACAGTTCGAACAGCGGCTGGAGGGCAAAGTCCTGCCGGCACAGGTGCAGAAGCGCCTCGAAGAGGAAATGAACAAGCTGTCGATCCTCGAAACCGGTTCGCCGGAGTACGCGGTCACCCGCAACTACATCGACTGGGCGACCTCGGTGCCGTGGGGCGTTTACGGCGAGGACAAACTCGACCTCAAGCATGCGCGCAAGGTGCTGGACAACCACCACGCCGGCCTCGACGACATCAAGGACCGCATCCTCGAATTCCTCGCGGTGGGTGCCTACAAAGGCGAAATCAGCGGTTCCATCGTATTGCTGGTGGGGCCGCCGGGCGTGGGTAAAACCAGCGTCGGCAAATCCATCGCCGAATCCCTCGGTCGGCCGTTCTACCGCTTCAGTCTTGGCGGCATGCGTGACGAAGCGGAGATCAAGGGCCACCGCCGCACCTACATCGGCGCGCAGCCTGGCAAACTGGTGCAGGCGTTGAAAGACGTTGAAGTGATGAACCCGGTGATCATGCTCGACGAGATCGACAAGATGGGCCAAAGCTACCAGGGCGACCCGGCCTCGGCGCTGCTGGAAACCCTCGATCCGGAGCAGAACGTCGAATTCCTCGACCACTACCTCGACCTGCGCATGGACCTGTCGAAAGTGCTGTTCATTTGCACCGCCAACACCCTGGATTCGATTCCCGGCCCGTTGCTGGACCGGATGGAAATTATTCGCCTGTCGGGCTACATCACCGAAGAAAAAGTCGCCATCGCCAAGCGTCACCTGTGGCCGAAACAGCTTGAGAAGGCCGGCGTATCGAAAGGCAGCCTGAGCATCAGCGACAGCGCACTGAAAGCCTTGATCGACGGTTACGCCCGTGAAGCCGGGGTCCGTCAGCTGGAGAAAAACCTCGGCAAACTGGTACGCAAAGCGGTGATGAAACTGCTCGACGACCCGAACGCGGTGATCAAGCTCGGCCCCAAAGACCTCGAACCTTCACTCGGCAAACCGGTGTTCCGTAACGAGCAAGTGCTGTCGGGAACCGGCGTGATCACCGGTCTGGCGTGGACCAGCATGGGCGGCGCGACCTTGCCGATCGAAGCGACGCGCATCCACACCCTCAGCCGTGGCTTCAAACTCACCGGGCAATTGGGTGACGTGATGAAGGAATCCGCGGAAATCGCCTACAGCTACGTCAGCTCCAACCTGAAGTCTTTCGGCGGCGATCCGAAGTTCTTCGACGAAGCTTTCGTGCACTTGCACGTACCGGAAGGCGCGACGCCGAAAGACGGCCCGAGCGCCGGCGTGACCATGGCCAGCGCCCTGCTCTCCCTGGCGCGCAACCAGCCACCGAAAAAAGGCGTGGCCATGACCGGCGAACTGACGTTGACCGGGCACGTGCTGCCGATTGGCGGCGTGCGCGAGAAGGTGATTGCAGCGCGGCGGCAGAAGATTTTCGAGCTGATCTTGCCGGAGGCCAATCGCGGGAATTTCGAGGAATTGCCGGAGTATCTGAAGGAAGGGATTACCGTGCACTTTGCCAAGCGCTTTGCGGATGTGGCGAAGGTATTGTTCTGA
- a CDS encoding protease inhibitor I42 family protein, which produces MSPTRLFVPLALALLAACATQPKHNVTVEKQSECPVKLTNGQNLILTLPSNPTTGYRWAIQDSAGGVLHALGPEVYRNPEDAGIVGAAGVSTWRFQAFAPGTGRLRLTSQQPWAPEVLPVDSFDCNISVN; this is translated from the coding sequence ATGTCCCCCACTCGCCTGTTTGTCCCCCTCGCCCTCGCGCTGCTGGCCGCTTGCGCCACGCAACCGAAACACAACGTGACCGTGGAAAAACAAAGCGAATGCCCGGTGAAACTCACCAACGGGCAAAACCTGATCCTGACCCTGCCGAGCAATCCGACCACGGGTTATCGCTGGGCCATTCAGGATTCGGCCGGTGGCGTGTTGCACGCCCTCGGGCCAGAGGTGTATCGAAACCCGGAAGACGCCGGCATCGTCGGCGCGGCGGGTGTGTCGACCTGGCGCTTTCAGGCCTTCGCCCCCGGGACCGGGCGCCTGCGTCTGACCTCGCAACAACCTTGGGCGCCAGAAGTGCTGCCGGTGGATTCCTTCGACTGCAACATCTCGGTCAACTGA
- the cmoA gene encoding carboxy-S-adenosyl-L-methionine synthase CmoA, which produces MPAFSTYAAGTAVSKEPDRLFAQPLAQVPDFAFNEDVVRVFPDMIKRSVPGYPTIVENLGVLAAQFAQPNSVLYDLGSSLGAVTQALRRHVRTDGCRVIAVDNSAAMVERCREYLNGQDSMFQELLPVEVIEGDILALDFQPASVVALNFTLQFIAPEQRTALLSRIRQSLLPGGALILSEKLRFEDEQEHALLTDLHVAFKRANGYSELEIAQKRSAIENVMKPDSLEEHRERLLAAGFSKVVPWFQCLNFASLIALP; this is translated from the coding sequence ATGCCGGCCTTTTCCACCTACGCCGCTGGAACCGCCGTGAGCAAAGAACCCGATCGCCTTTTCGCCCAGCCTTTGGCCCAGGTGCCTGACTTCGCCTTCAACGAGGACGTGGTGCGGGTGTTCCCGGACATGATCAAGCGCTCGGTGCCAGGTTATCCGACCATCGTCGAAAACCTTGGCGTGCTCGCCGCGCAGTTCGCCCAGCCTAATAGCGTGCTTTACGACTTGGGCTCGTCCCTCGGTGCCGTGACCCAGGCCCTGCGCCGCCACGTGCGCACCGACGGTTGCCGGGTAATCGCTGTGGATAACTCCGCCGCGATGGTCGAGCGCTGCCGCGAATACCTCAACGGCCAGGACTCGATGTTCCAGGAGTTGTTGCCGGTCGAAGTGATCGAAGGCGACATTCTCGCCCTCGACTTCCAGCCAGCCTCGGTGGTGGCGCTGAACTTCACCCTGCAATTCATCGCCCCGGAGCAACGTACGGCGTTGCTGTCGCGTATCCGCCAGTCGCTGTTGCCGGGCGGTGCGCTGATCCTCTCGGAAAAACTGCGTTTTGAAGACGAACAGGAACACGCGCTGCTCACCGACTTGCACGTCGCCTTCAAACGCGCCAACGGCTACAGCGAACTGGAAATCGCCCAGAAGCGCAGTGCCATCGAAAACGTCATGAAGCCCGACAGCCTTGAAGAACACCGCGAACGCCTGTTGGCCGCCGGCTTCTCGAAAGTCGTGCCGTGGTTCCAGTGTCTTAACTTTGCCTCGTTGATTGCCTTGCCATGA